Proteins encoded in a region of the Leifsonia sp. PS1209 genome:
- the rpsR gene encoding 30S ribosomal protein S18 — protein sequence MAGKSSGDRRKPIRKGKDGKNAAPAKSIRVGVIDYKDVATLRKFISERGKIRARRITGVSVQEQRLIARAVKNAREMALLPYAGSGR from the coding sequence ATGGCTGGAAAGTCGAGCGGCGACCGCCGCAAGCCGATCCGCAAGGGCAAGGACGGCAAGAACGCCGCTCCGGCGAAGTCGATTCGCGTCGGCGTCATTGACTACAAGGACGTCGCGACCCTGCGGAAGTTCATCTCGGAGCGTGGAAAGATCCGCGCCCGCCGCATCACCGGTGTCTCCGTGCAGGAGCAGCGCCTGATCGCACGTGCCGTCAAGAACGCACGCGAGATGGCACTCCTCCCCTACGCCGGCTCGGGCCGTTAG
- a CDS encoding single-stranded DNA-binding protein → MAGETVITVVGNLTSDPELRYTQNGLAVANFTIASTPRTFDRQANEWKDGEALFLRASVWREFAEHVAGSLTKGSRVIAQGRLKQRSYETKEGEKRTSIELEIDEIGPSLRYATASITRAQSSGRGPGGFSSGGGAVEEPWAASAPADASSSSGADVWNTPGNYSDETPF, encoded by the coding sequence ATGGCCGGCGAGACCGTCATCACCGTGGTGGGCAACCTCACCAGCGACCCGGAGCTGCGTTACACGCAGAACGGGCTCGCGGTTGCCAACTTCACCATCGCATCCACACCCCGCACGTTCGACCGTCAGGCGAACGAGTGGAAGGACGGTGAGGCTCTCTTCCTGCGCGCGAGCGTCTGGCGTGAATTCGCCGAGCACGTCGCCGGATCGCTGACGAAGGGCTCGCGCGTCATTGCGCAGGGCCGTCTGAAGCAGCGTTCCTACGAGACGAAGGAAGGTGAGAAGCGCACCTCGATCGAGCTCGAGATCGATGAGATCGGCCCGTCGCTGCGCTACGCCACCGCTTCGATCACGCGCGCGCAGTCGTCTGGCCGTGGCCCCGGAGGGTTCTCCTCCGGTGGCGGCGCCGTCGAAGAGCCGTGGGCAGCATCGGCGCCTGCAGACGCCTCCTCCTCTTCGGGAGCAGACGTCTGGAACACGCCGGGCAACTACAGCGACGAGACTCCCTTCTAA
- the rpsF gene encoding 30S ribosomal protein S6 yields the protein MHQYELMVILDPEIDERTVAPSLDKFLNVVRDAGGSVDNVDIWGRRRLAYEINKKTEGIYAVVQLTSNGETTKELDRQLKLSEAVMRTKVLRAEEAIAQVAAATKLADEKAARKAAAPAKAAAADKAGA from the coding sequence ATGCATCAGTACGAGTTGATGGTCATCCTCGATCCAGAGATCGACGAGCGCACCGTAGCTCCCAGCCTTGACAAGTTCCTCAACGTCGTCCGCGACGCAGGTGGATCCGTCGACAACGTCGACATCTGGGGCCGCCGCCGCCTCGCCTACGAGATCAACAAGAAGACCGAGGGCATCTACGCCGTCGTTCAGCTGACCTCGAACGGTGAGACCACCAAGGAGCTCGACCGCCAGCTGAAGCTGAGCGAGGCCGTCATGCGCACCAAGGTCCTCCGTGCGGAAGAGGCGATCGCTCAGGTCGCCGCCGCAACGAAGCTCGCCGACGAGAAGGCCGCCCGCAAGGCTGCCGCTCCCGCCAAGGCAGCCGCCGCCGACAAGGCTGGCGCCTAG